The window tattaaatcatttgatttcagttaaaaaaatagtaaGCAGTATTAAGAGGTATCTTCTCAAAAGTAGTGCATCCGAAGACTCTTGTTAATTTTTCTGTCACTTAATGTgcacattttcacattttttcataATTGTAAATATATTGCCAGTATATTTGCTCCTGGGGTTTATATTGCAATGCCACTTACTGGCTGGGTCTAAAGGAATTGGTAGCTTTTATTATCTGTTTCTGCTGCTAAGATGTAAATTGAGGAATTCTTAGGTTGAGCTGACTTTCTGAAACACATTTAGAAGTGTTGCATACAAAGCAGTCTGTCTCTCtcagtgggttttttgtttcattgccCCTTTCCCCCACAGATTTATCCACCACCTAGCCTGCCACGAAATTACAGACCATTCCATTACTTTCGACCTGTGACAGTAGCTGGGAATGAAAACTGCCATTTACAGAAGGCATTGCAGGAGTCGACTGGGAAACTTGAGAGTGGTCCAGCACACCAAAGCAGGCATGCTTTGAATGCAGCTCAGAGGAGGGAACAGCTAGGAGAGACTGAGCTGAAAGGTATTCAGATACATCACCGTATCTTCGCTTGTGTTTCAAGCATGTTTCTATGTTTGTTTATAGAACAGGAAGCATTTGGTCTGGCCTTGAGTGCTTAttttttatgtaaatatatCAAATCTGGTTACTGTAGCTAGTTAGCATCTCATTGTTCAGTTTCATCTCAGCAGTTGAATTGTTGACGTAActgtctgtattttcatttacttaAATACTTAAACGACAGAAAGTATGTGTTGGATTGTGTTCTGTTGAGGAGGGTTGTGGCCTTTTCTGAATATAGTAGGCTGTGATGGTTTTCTCTGTAAAATGTTTCACTGAAATACATGCAAATATACTAAAAAGATAATTTGTAATTGTGGCTCACATTTGTATGTACAGTAGTAAACTTGAACGAATTATATGTAAACACCATAAAAGATGTAATAGTGGCCAAATTTTTATTTGCCATGTATGCCATTTTATTGTTAATTTCTGCTTTAAGAGCATTTTATCTAAATGTATACACATGTGGTTGGGATTTTTCCTCTACTAAAGTGGAAGAAATACTTCTAgtaatttttcagttctcttttactgctttttttctgctttaggTCCATCTCCTTCTATTTTGGAATATCTGTGTGAGAAAGATAGAGAGAGACTCAAAGAAGTGAAACGAGCATCTGAAcagcaaataaaagcaaaaatagtgTCTCAGCAGTCAGCAAATAGCAGATTGCAGTCAGCCTCTCCAGAAGAATCTGCTCACAAATGGAGAACACTGCTGGAGGGGCAGTTAGCAAATGCTGGTTCTAGTGACTTCAAACCATTtgcaaaaaatccagaaaaacaaaaaagatacGAAAATTTTGTGAAAAGTCttaaacaaggagaaaaaggtaaaagatatcttgattaattttttgtcttccctttttttttttttgtcccaatGCATTTTATATTCACTCTTGAGTTCTTTTCCTGAATTGCACAGCATTtctccttttactttttttcaggACCAGTGTTAACAGAAATCTTTACTGATACTTAGTCGTGTTGATTTCAGGAAAACTGCTCAGTTACTCAGTTGTCAGCAAGTCCTGATTTTAGGCATTACATTTCATACTTCTATGAAGTAGCAGAAGTTAAGTTCTACTTGGTTTCCCTTATTTCATTTGCCAAGGAATACTCAGTTCTGGTCAATGGAACAAGCCTTTTaatttagtttgttttcttcGAGGAGTTTAACTGACAGATCATATAAAGGCAGAAAGGTGATTGGGTAACAGTAGAATGAAAAGAAACCCCATACCCTCTGCAGCAGGGGAAGATAAGAACCCTAAAGTGAATGAAGTATTTCACACTTTGTCAAAACTTGTATTGTATGTCCTTTGGATACTCAAACTTCTGCTGTCACTTACGGTCTTCTCAGAAAAATTTATGACTGTGAAAACACAGCGTACATGCAGAGCTCttaatcaaaaccaaaaaaccatcCAACCTCCTTCATCATCTCTTTTCATGCTGTTTCAGTCTCCTTCcattttgtttaggtttttgctATTAAATGGTACTGTGGTGTATCTTAGATTAAACCAGGTACTTGTGATGCCCTTTGGTGAGTTCTCCAGTACTGTGATTTTCCTGTAAGACATAAAAATTGAAATTGATTTAGGGAGTTTATCATCACCACATGACTTTAAATTGCCTTCAcataagctttttaaaaaaggttggattttttcaaattttgaagTACACTGGGTCTAATGGGGAAGAAGCAAATGGGCACCAGGGAAGTTTGACAGAGGAAAGCATATAGTGACAGATAGAAAACCTGGGTTTATTGCTTAATTGTGGTTTGgggatgttttggtttttgtttttttcaagtccttttcattatataaaataaatattttgtggtCAGTAGCCTCTTCTGGATACCACATTGGGACAGACTACTTGAGCTCTGAACCCATAGTCCCTCTGTTCAGGACTGGGATTTCCCCTGGGTAAAACTGAGTATTCCCAGTTATGACTGTATTATGACTGTAAGTGCCCCCCTAGTcataataatgaaaatgtaGAAATGTATAAATAACTGGAATGGTTAAGGGTCTGTTTAATGTAAGTGCATTTGCTTTGCTGGTattatttcctcttcctttagggagaaaaaaacgAACCTGTTgctgcaaacctgtgtgcaaCCTCTGTATTTTTCAGTGGGCACTACAGACCAGAAAACAAGTTCTGAAAGCCTAGCCAGGCTTAAAATCTTTCTTTCTATGTTTTAGTTATTTGTTAAAGCTTTGGGttatactttttgttttaatcacaTGTTAAATCCATTAACTATTCTGAACATTCTTTAAAGGGCAATGAGTAAGGAATCAGTTTTACAAGTaaacttatttaaaataccAATTTTGTATTTGGCTAATGCTGTCATTCTTGTCTTGAAAAGCTACCTCCATTTATCAGGGATTAACACAGCTGAGATTAATACTGCCCTTAAgataaatattcattaaataCTTGCAAGAACGCTTGCTTattaccctttttttttgtttgtttgtttgtttgaaaggTGTTGATCCAAAGTAAGCTGTTATCTCTGCGAAGCATTTCTCTCCTCATCTTGCTGTTATCTCTGCTAAGCATTTCTCTCCTTATCTTACAGTAGAGACATTGGAGCGCTTTTTAGACCCGAACATGACAGAATGGGAGCGTGGAAGGGAACAGGAGGAGTTCTGCCGTGCAGCCATGTTCTACAGATCCTCAAATTCAACGCTGTCATCCAGATTTACCCGGGCCAAATACGAAGATGATGTTGACAAAGTTGAAGTTCCTCGAGACCAAGAGGTATATGTTGCCTAGAGTCTTTTAACACATTGGAGTTGCACTTGTTGCCTTAGCCCTgaccttctttttctcttaaacTCCTTTGAAGATACATCActcttttgctgctcttttagCAGCTTCTCAAAACACTCGGTGCATACAGAGTAGTGATTTGCTAAACAACATTTAAATATTGATTTGTCGTGCTCGTAAATCTTGCAACAGTTCAGTAAGTTTTTACTTATTTATCGGCTATAAATGTTTGACTTTTTCAGAATGATATTGATGATAAGGAAACAGCTGTGAAGATGAAGATGTTTGGCAAACTCACAAGAGACACATTTGAATGGCATCCTGATAAGCTGCTGTGTAAAAGATTTAATGTTCGTGATCCATATCCTGAGTAAGAGAATTGAGACTTatctttttaaaactttttacaAATTCTGAGTTTTTCATTTGCTTGTGAAAAATCTGGCTTGATGTTTTCTTGTGTCACAAGGTGATACAGAATTGCCCAAAGTTTTTATTTGTGTCAGGAAATAAGGTGACCTCTGATTTGAAGGACTGCTCTAGGGGCTTCAGCTTGTTGTAGCTAATTTGAGGAGTTTTCTGTGTTGGAAACAATAATCAGCAAACTATTTTATTTCCCTCTAGTTCTTCTGTAGTGGGTTTGCCAAAAGTGAAACGAGACAAgtattctgtttttaatttcttaactGTGCCTGAGCCTACCACATCTGTAACTCAAGCAACAAGTGCAAAGATCCAAGAGAGTAACAGTGTCAACAGTAAGTTTGTTGTTACTTTATTAATTTAGCTATACATGAGATAATAGTAtagaaaaattatctttttcatCGAGAACCTagccacattatttttttcatttaaaaaacccaaacaaaggaattaaaaataaaaattcagtgacATAACTGAAGTTAGTGATAATAAAGCTAATTTCTTTTACCTAAAAGATATCTATAGGTCAAGTAttcattatattaaaaaaaagttaaactgAAGAAgcagagtaatttaaaatcaaCTAGGCCATGAAATGCAGAACAATGTGGCATGCAGGTGATTTGAATGTTTTGGATGTTTTAGAACCAAAGAAATCTTCAAGGTGGGATGTGTCAGataaagagaaggagaagaaagattCTATCAGTGAATTCATTAGTCTTGCTAGATCAAAAGCTGATaatcagcagcagccaccagcgCCAGCAACAGAAGAATGTGGAACTGGGACAACTGGAAGTCTTCCCACTGCAGTGAGTTCACAACAGGGTTTGAACTTGAAGGGAATAGCTGTAAACCTTGACAACCCAAAATTAAGATGGGTTAACATATGAATTGCTCTAATACAGATCAGTTTGCACAAGAACCAACTCAGGAGGAGCAAAGGCATGAGATGGCACTTTGAAGAATTTTGAGGTTATAACTCTGGGATACAAGATGTTTGCAGCTTTCCTGTGATTATACTTGAAGCAAAActtaagagaagaaagaatgCAGCTCAGTAGTCTGGGAACCAAATTCAGTAACTTTACCACCACTCAGCTCACAGGcacagaatatatttatttttcctttccatagAAGAGCGCAtatcttgttttccttttgcttaaATTTAGTATTATATAATAGGAGTTTGAATTAATGAATTAGAATTTATAATACCTGGGGATCTATTTTTACAAACTGCACTACTCTTTATAGGACACTGGCTTAGTTTCTCAGCGTTTCAGGGCTTTACTATTTGGGACTAAGATTGtttatttcacagctgttgTGCCATCCAAATGTTTTGTAAATACCTGTCAGCATGTTTGAAGTTGTTCCTTATCAGAGAGAGATTGTTAGTTTCTTTAGTGTTTAAATGTAATTTGTTATGGTGCTATTTAGCAGGTAGATGGTAAAGATGAGAATCAGGAGGAAGAAAGTGGACGACCACCCATGGATTTATTTAAGGCCATCTTTGTGAGCTCCTCAGATGAAAAATCATCTTCCTCTGAAGAAGAGAGTGATGAAGAACAGCAACCAACTACTTCAGAGAGAGAGTCAGAAACCACCAAGCAAGCTGACATGCCAGACAGTTCTTCCTCTAATTTACAAGGTAGTACTTAATGGATGTTCATTTTTAtgcaacataaaataaatacctgGTAAAAGTTTCATTTTGGACTTGCACGTTCTTGGACTGCTAGGACAATGCTGTATGCTCCTGTAGACACTATCTGAGATAGGTGGAGCTGGTTGTgtagaaaatgcaaatatagcACTGAACAAGGCTTTCATGTTACAGTGTTATTAGCATTGTCATGTACCTCTTGTGTAGATTTTACAAGCAAACTGCTGTATGGAACATGCCTGTTCTACAGTGAGGGGGAACAAAGCATCCTgtgtaaaaatgtattttaaatgaaaatacttaGTTCACTTACTGTAGCAGTTGGTTCTattagcatttaatttttagtgTTTATAAACCTTATACATCTCATGGAGTTTTTTATTCATTCTGATTAATGGAAAAATAGTACTGTTACAAAAGGCAAGCAAACAAATGCactgattaataattttatagtttaaaaagtaaattttggtttaaaagaaaaaaaacctatgaGTATGTTGATGTGTTTCAGAATGTCAGCTACCCAGCTGGCCAAAGCAATCCATAGAGATAGAGGATGCTGATCAGTTTGCTCTCTTAAAGGCTTTTAGAAAGCCTCCTTGAACTTTTGCCAATACttcttggaaaaatattttcttattttcctttcaaatatagcaagttttattttgttgttttgttttttttttcatagagaCTGTGACTGTCAAAACTGATTCTGGCATTTCTTCGTTGCCTACTTCAAAGCAGGAAGTGGATGAAACAGAGGAATTTGGACCAAAGTTGCCACCAGCTTTTTCTTCTGGTAGGTTCTGTAAGCATCTAGAGTGTAAATTCTGAGTGTTGAAATTGTATATAAAATACATGATGTCTCtctttaaaaaagcatttgtgaATAGGCCATCTGTCTCTTAAATGTGTGTTATGTAAATAGGCATCAGCAAATGTTTTAATGCCATCCTGTGACCCACCAACAGGAACCTCTTTGCCTGTGCACCAGTTTTGTTTTAAGTCTGTAAAGGTAATGATAAAAAATGGATGTGAAAATATAGGACACCCttgcagtttcatttttttaacagattgCAAAGGCATTTAATTACAGTAGGGATGTTGCAGGTAAGCATTTTAGAcatgtaatttcctttttaaaattaggggttttatttgtttaattatCATGAGGTTAAAAGTAATACAGCATGTAATAACCAAATTACcctatttttgtctttttttaaattcttcataCATTTGCTTTGTACTTTAGGCACTACTTGGCAACAACAAACAGTGGTGCCAGCAACTTTTCCTGGGCCTagtaggaaagaaaaacataggAAAATCAGAGAGAGGCACAAGGCTAAGAAAGAACGCAAAcggaaaaaggaaaaggtattaaatttaaatactgatttttttttatttcttgattcTTTGGTCTGCCTTTCAGAATGGTTTATTATTTATGCTTGgttgtagaaaaaaatatatactggGACTATAATTTAAGCAACAGAATTTCTCTGATGTTTTGAAACCAGAAAATGATCCCACTATGATGCTGCTTTCTCCATATACACTTGTGTGACTACAGGTACAATACTGTGGGTAGTTTCATGTTCTGTGTAGAAGATAACAGATACATTCTGGGAATTGCATTCATGGCTCATATACAAATAACTGTAATGAAAGGTCTATTTTAGGGAGAATTGATTGCTTGGATTAAATTAATGTTGGTTataaatttttttaagcttAGTCTGAGTAATGGAAAAGAGTCATTGATAAGTGTTGTAAAATTAACATTTATCTTTTGTTGACATTCAGAAAAGTTCCAAGTCTTTCACAAGGAGTTAAAGGattatttctgttccttttacagaaaaagaagcataagaagcagaaaaacaaaggaaaacacaagaataaaaaatcagaaaaagacaGCAGCTCAGACACTACAGATAGCAGTGACAGCCTTAGTGATATGGATACCACAGGCTTGTCACCTAAAGAACTTCTAAGAAGGTAAAGTAGATGGGTTACTTAACCACTTGCAAATTTTACAGTGAATAATTAAAACACCAATTTACAAGTTGTCATTCTAGTGAACCTATTTGCAGCAAATGTATATAAGCCAGTTTCTTTATGAAGATAAAATATTGCTCACTTTGGTGAGGAAAGAATACAAATACTAGACATTTTAATCTAGAGGGTAATTAATTTTAGGATAGAAGACTCTTAAGGTAAAGACCACTAAGGCCTAAGACCACTAAGACACAGGCCTAGCAAAGCTGATGGACATTGTAATTAAAGATTACTGTTATTTTTGGAAAGTACTTTGAACTGTAAATAGAAATTGAACTAGTACAGGTGGAAATTGATTGTTTCATTTAGCTAATTCTCTTTACTTGGGAACATTGGAAGAAACATTGTCTGCTAAGATTCCATTCAGATAGATCTGTTGTGTGGCACTGATACTTAAGCTAGTCTGTGCTTCAGCAAGGGACAGTGAAGCAAGCAGAACAATACTTGAGTCACATCCATGTCTTCTAAATTTAGACTGTGCTATTGCATTTTTCTTAACTAGAGACTTGAAGATAGTGCTAACATAAATGTGAAAATCAGAGAAGCACATTGCATAATATTTTGCACACACGCTTGAAGTAAAGTAGGAACAAACATTACTGTCTCTAGTGCAGATCACAGTCAGCTTCAGAAATGTCCCATGTGGAACAGTCACTGTATTGGCTTCTGTGTAGTGTCTGTTACTAGCTAAAGAAAATGTCTCAAGGCATTTGTTGAACACCACATCCATCTGGTCGAATGGCAGAGTGATTGGGGTCGAGGTGTGGAGTGGAATGGGCAGGTACCAACTGCCATTTGAATGGACTCTGCCTTCCATTCCTTTGGAACTGAGTGCCAGCTATGTATTGgtgttttcatattaaaaaacaaactactTCTTGGATTTCTGAACAGCCAAAATCTGTTCTCACACATCTTGCACGAAATAGATTTCTTTGTTCAAGCATTTATTTTGGAATCTTCACATTTGCATGTCTCTCATCAGCGAGAAAATGGTTTTATCTAATACAAGTCAGATCTCTCTCTGAAACTAAGGTTTAAGAACGTGGTGTGTGACTGTTCAGTGtgacctttttccttttttttcctcccttttagATTAAAACAACTTCAGTATTGAAGAGTTCGCTTCTGTTCTCCGGTATTGTGTGACTTGATCTCAAATTTTTGATCTCCTCCATGATGGTAGATCAGTGGTGTATAATGTGAAGCACTATAGATACAGTATTCATATTGAATTTTTATGAAAGTAAATGTACAGATGTTTAGTTTATGATGTTTCATGAGTTAAAAATGTACGGATTATAGAACATTGAAAAGACCCCCTTCTGAGCATAATAATCTGAAATACTGTAGACTCTGTTTtaattaaagcattttaataaaCTTCATTATTACAAATAAGTTCTGCATAGTGATAGTTTTTTATGCCTAGGACCTCTAAAATGCTGGAGAGTAAGTTTTAACCAGAGTTAAGTTAGGAAGTTAAAACTAAAGCAGTGTAAAATTTTTATTGggtgaaagtatttttatttaatctaaTGCAGAATTTCACATTGCAGTTTTCAAGTATCTGGCTGTTACTGTTGCCTCTCCAAATTGTTTTGCATTTACTACAGCAGCTCTAAACCAATGACCTTTATgatagagtcacagaatctgctcagttggaagggacccatcaggatcatccgagtcctggccctgtgcagctCATTTCACATAAATTATTGTGGCTAATGAGCTACAAGATTATGTATGATTATAAACTGCCTCATTTGATGTAGTTACAGAGAAAACTGCTCATGCCACTTTTTCTCTGCAATTGTCATATTGTGGAATAATTTCAGAATGGACCATGAAATAACACTGAGCTGCCTGGAGGTggtggggagcagctctggggccaGCCTGGagccctggctggagctgcaggttcaggtgggctgggctgtgtgcccATGAGGAAAAAGCTCTCTGAAAAGCTCTCTGCCACTTTGTATGCAGTTACTGCTTTATGGCAGCTGGTGTTTGTTAGttctgtgcacacaaacacatgcTTGACAGTCATGAGCAAACTCCCAAATGAGTCAAGAGAAGACTTTTCAAAATATCTGCCCAAATTTGTAACGGTCTTGGCTAAAACATGTGGCCTAAGAGCTCGAAGTGCTGTGTTTTGATGGGCCAGAATCaaggaaacaaatgtttctTCATGATAtttaacaatttttatttttttttttgagaggaaGAAGAGTTTGAAAACAAAcgtccataaaaataaaaacagttccCATCCATCAGCATTTTTCCCTCAACCAGCTCTGGTAAATCTCCAAGGTAGTATCAAGGTTAGAACTTTGCTCAGTCAAGTAGAGTTTGGAACTTAGGATACACTGTCCTATAGTTCCTGCTTTCATACTCCCCCCTCGTGGACTAAAGTGTCAAGCTCTGTGAGCCCATGAGTGCTGTGCAAGCAAAGGACTGCACCTATGCTAAGCAGACTGCAGGCATTGAGATCTGGCATACATTAAGCAATCATGACTTAATCTAAGAACTGGTAATGAGTAGTAGTGCATTAATGTCATAGGAATTCAGATGAAATAACTTAATAAAATATCTACAAAGTTGATTTCCTGCTGTGCAGTGCTACGTTTCTACCATAACCAGAAGTTTTTCCAGGCATACTGAAAAGGCCCAAGAAGCCCAAAAGCATAAAAAGTGCAAAGAAGTTTCAGCTTAGCAACATTATGTTAGCCAAGAGCTGTGGATGGCTAGCtcaaagaaaacaggaaatatagaaggaaaaaagagattttttaatGACAAGTAAGCAAACACATGATAACTGTAAGCATATATTGTAGACTGGAGATATAAATGTCTTAATGTGTTAGTCATGACCTGTACAGTTCAGTAATAGTCAGATTGACAGTTCccaattttcctgctttgtctGAGCTAGGAACtggaacttttatttttctgtcttcagtgAAATGCTATTCAGCTCCCTTAAGTATAAGTAAACTGAAATAAAGACCAGGAAATAAGAAgataatcaattttttttttaagtatagaTCCTTGAATGAAAAGGCTTTAATATGCCACTTGCTCAAAGTGTCTAATTTCTGTTTAAGAAATTTTATCTCTGTCATTTTTATCTAATGAAGTTTTCTTTAACACTTGTTGAGCAATACTTATTTTTCAGAATGTATCTGAAGTATTTCCCCGAGTATTGGGAACTTTCTGACAGCAATGTATAGGCAAGattatgtaaaatatattaagaCAAGCCTTACTTCCTTCCCTACAGGAACAGCTGAAACAATTAGAATTCAGGAAAGTACAGTGGATTTGGATCATGGGGAACTAGGCCAGCCCTGACAATTTTCACTCTGGcattctctttttccctttgaaagaGTAGATACCAAATGACTGTCTGTGTACTGAGAAAGAATTTGAAGTTCTTCTTGACAACAAAGTGTCTCTCTGAACTGACAGTCTACATATCTTTTGGTAAACAAAGATTAATTGTGCATGCAGCAGACAAAGACTGGGTAAGTCTATAGAAGGGCACTTTTCACTGGAAGACTTTTGACTCAACAGAACAATAGTACACAGTAgctttgctcttttattttctttgatcaCAGAGACATTCCTGATCATTCTGGTGTCAGTTAGTACGTTGACACACACTGAGAAAGTaagtgaaaaatacatttacttGCAAGTTTTGTCTGCTATCAAGAGCTGCCAAGTTATCAGGATAGCTCCTTCCAGTGAAAGCCCTTTtgagggagcagctccaggtctgaCACTTAGTGTCCAAAAGGGCAGTTATAGCAGAGGTACAAGATTTTATTCTCCTATTGAAGACCAATGAAAGAACACATAGTGAAGGGAGTTTGTTGCCTACTTTCTGACTGATTCTAAAATCTCTTTGTACTTACACAAAAAATCTGATTGAACTAAGTAGGTTAATCATGGAAATGGAAGATGGCTTACCTAGGTGAAGATACGATGACTGATCCTGTGATACTCTGAAATGTGAGTTACTCTGCATGTCATCAGTCCTCATGGGATTTTGTGGTAGATGCTTACAGTCAGGTGGACACCATAATCCATTTGTAAATTTtgattcatatttttatttattttactaaagAAATTCATAGAAAACACAGAATcgtttgggctggaaggaaccttaaagatcatccagttccatcccccctgccatgggcagctACAccttcccactatcccaggttgttccaagtcctgtccagcctggccttggacatttccagggatgcagcagccacagctttttctggACAACCTGAGGGCCAGGGCCCTCAGGGGCAGGGCCTCACCACCATCACAGCAGAGAACTtcctcctaatatccaatctaaaacTACCCTCTttagtttgaagccattttcccttttcctgcaaATAGTCTCTGTCCATCTTTCTCGCAAGCTCATTTCAGGTACTGGAAAGgcacaattaggtcaccccaaagcctctcttctccaggctgaacaatcccaatgATCTCAGTCTTTCCACGTaacagagctgccccagccctctgatcatctcgatggcctcctctggacctgaTCCAACAGCTTCATGcctttgctgtgctgaggaccccagagctggaggcagtaCTCCAAGGTGGGATCTCACcagagtagaggggcaggatcaccttcCTTGACCTGCCGGCCATGCCTCTTTTGATGCTTTACTTCAAAGCTTTACTTTTGGGTTGGGACTGCATTATGTTTGAGTATCACACAGATACAACAGGAAGATAACCCTTTTCCTGAAATCACTTAAAACTCTTAACAAATAAGTAGCCAGAAGGTGATGGAGAAGTACAATGGCCTCAGGTGTCCCCACAGGAGGCTGAATTTgagtatttgaaaaaaatccttcatggAAAGACTTGTAACAAGCTACCTGGGGCAGTGATGGTGTTATCATCCCAGAGGCATCTAAAGGGAAGGATTGTAAATGTGGCACTAAGGGACATAGTTTTAGTGGTGGTTAGACAAggtttagtggtggacctgGCAGCAGTAGGTAATTGGTTGAACTTCATCACCTTTGAGGTCTTTTCTAACCAAAATAATTCAATGGTGAATGAGCCAGTAATTCAGTATGGGTCATCATCTCAGCACTTCAGTAGTCTGCTGATTGCTGCTGTATCAAAACAAAACGACATCTAAGTggtgatgccttaagttttagcttttgtatttttcagatcCTGCATTAGTGtataactctgaactccatatAAAGTGTTATCAGAGAATTTGGATGGGAAATTCAATCTGAATCACCACGAGGTTTCTTTTGAATTGCAGTGACTACAGCATAGTTTTCTGTAAAAGATGCTCATAATCTCTTCCCCCTCTGTAGATCTCAGGAAGCACTAGAATTCTGGAACATCCAGATTTCTTTTCTGACTGCTTCAAGAATTGCACTTTAATCtagaatttttaaatcttttcccTCTGAGTATTTGAGCTGAAATTTCTGCATAGAGAcagatgttttttaaagaaaatttggtggggtttttgtaattaaaatgcaGGTGGGTTGTAGCTGCCGAACAATTTCTTGTTGGACTGCTTTTAACAGATAAACCACCTGGTCATTTGTTCCTTAATCACTTGGTTTCAGTCCTGCAAAATGACTTTTCAAGGCTTTAagcctgtgctggctgtgagaTTTTAAGCAGCTCCAGAGAGTTCACAGAACTGTTTGTGTGATCAGAACTCAGAATATGGTTCTGATGCTTTGCTGGATGGAGACAGGGATCTCACAGTTGCAGGATGCTCTTTGAGAGATTTGTAATGGTTACAAAAACTCACTCTTCCTGTGTTCTTCATCTGTGTGTCAGGGGACAGCAATTCTCTATCAGattgctgctttgctgctgatAGTCATTACTTGTGCACAGCAACCTGGGACAAAAGCTTAAAAAGATGGGATATAAAGACAGGAGTGTTTTAATGTAATGAATGAACCAGATTCCTGCCAAGCATTTGAGCTTCTGTTAGTTCCTCTCTTTTTAGCCAAGAATGGAGAGATATCTCAACACCTAGTGGGTGATGTATCTCAACACCCATCTGTAGGATATCTCAGATATGAGTGACTAATCatgcaaggaatt of the Cinclus cinclus chromosome 11, bCinCin1.1, whole genome shotgun sequence genome contains:
- the GPATCH1 gene encoding G patch domain-containing protein 1 isoform X1, which produces MAAAESGDSEEEDLVSYGTALPPLQEGERIKKPVPLQEQTVKDAKGRYQRFHGAFTGGFSAGYFNTVGTKEGWTPSAFVSSRQKRADRTTLGPEDFMDEEDLSEFGIAPKDITTTDDFASKAKDRIKEKARQIAGVVAPIPGTTAFDDLIGPSKKTIGVELLRKMGWKEGQGIGPRVKRKACRQKPDPTVKIYGCALPPGLSEGSEDEEDEYQPENVTFAPKDVMPVDLTPKDDVHGLGYKGLDPSQALFGVSGREHLNLFTAGSEETGNLLGDLRHSKGRKLGITGQAFGVGALEEEDDDIYATDTLLKYDTVLKDEEPGDGLYGWTAPKQYKSKKRPEREFKYVGKVLAGFCLASKSSAPIKIYPPPSLPRNYRPFHYFRPVTVAGNENCHLQKALQESTGKLESGPAHQSRHALNAAQRREQLGETELKGPSPSILEYLCEKDRERLKEVKRASEQQIKAKIVSQQSANSRLQSASPEESAHKWRTLLEGQLANAGSSDFKPFAKNPEKQKRYENFVKSLKQGEKVETLERFLDPNMTEWERGREQEEFCRAAMFYRSSNSTLSSRFTRAKYEDDVDKVEVPRDQENDIDDKETAVKMKMFGKLTRDTFEWHPDKLLCKRFNVRDPYPDSSVVGLPKVKRDKYSVFNFLTVPEPTTSVTQATSAKIQESNSVNKPKKSSRWDVSDKEKEKKDSISEFISLARSKADNQQQPPAPATEECGTGTTGSLPTAQVDGKDENQEEESGRPPMDLFKAIFVSSSDEKSSSSEEESDEEQQPTTSERESETTKQADMPDSSSSNLQETVTVKTDSGISSLPTSKQEVDETEEFGPKLPPAFSSGTTWQQQTVVPATFPGPSRKEKHRKIRERHKAKKERKRKKEKKKKHKKQKNKGKHKNKKSEKDSSSDTTDSSDSLSDMDTTGLSPKELLRRLKQLQY